A region from the Triticum urartu cultivar G1812 chromosome 1, Tu2.1, whole genome shotgun sequence genome encodes:
- the LOC125556406 gene encoding CBS domain-containing protein CBSX5-like — MAVSLLANDVSDLCIGKPAVRSLPLSAAAGDLAATVRKGPRAAAAACIAVGPARGAVVGRAGLADVLCLLCSSPDALARPAAALDRPVSALLPKDGAGEVRRVDPRSSVLEALDEILSGAQVLAVPLRSGGRKKQLGGVAGVTGDFCWLTQEDLVRYFLNSISLFYHVAARSVSSLGLVRPDFLSVRPDEAALSAVPLIRRAIAAETAVAVVSADGHLVGEISTAHLAACDETAAAAIATLSAADLMAYIDYFGSPPEHILCAIKTGLKAKGLDAMLELMEDETMTSFSLSSSSSDDDTGRPHLRRPSSGSFGRRSTEEPVVCSPASSLVAVMVQALAHRVSYLWVLDEEDDCRLAGIVTFADILRVFREQLQ; from the exons ATGGCAGTGAGCCTCCTGGCCAATGACGTGTCGGACCTCTGCATCGGCAAGCCGGCCGTGAGGTCGCTCCCGCTCTCCGCGGCCGCCGGCGACCTCGCCGCCACGGTCCGCAAggggccccgcgccgccgccgccgcctgcatCGCCGTCGGCCCGGCGCGCGGCGCCGTGGTGGGACGCGCCGGCCTCGCCGACGTTCTCTGCCTCCTCTGCTCCTCCCCCGACGCGCtcgcgcgccccgccgccgcgctCGACCGGCCCGTCTCCGCGCTCCTGCCCAAGGACGGCGCCGGCGAGGTCCGCCGCGTAGATCCCCGTTCCAG TGTCTTGGAAGCTCTTGATGAGATCTTGagcggcgcgcaggttctcgcCGTCCCGCTCCGCTCGGGCGGCCGCAAGAAGCAGCTGGGCGGTGTCGCTGGCGTGACCGGCGACTTCTGCTGGCTCACGCAGGAGGACCTCGTCCGCTACTTCCTCAACTCCATTTCCCTCTTCTACCATGTCGCCGCCCGCTCCGTCTCCTCCCTTGGCCTCGTGCGCCCCGACTTCCTGTCGGTGCGGCCCGACGAGGCAGCCCTGTCCGCCGTCCCCCTCATCCGCCGGGCCATCGCCGCGGAGACCGCGGTCGCCGTGGTCAGCGCCGACGGCCACCTCGTCGGCGAGATCTCCACCGCGCACCTGGCTGCCTGCGACGAGACGGCAGCCGCGGCCATCGCCACGCTCTCGGCGGCCGACCTCATGGCATACATCGACTACTTCGGCTCGCCGCCGGAGCACATCCTGTGTGCCATCAAGACCGGGCTCAAGGCCAAGGGCCTTGACGCCATGCTTGAGCTGATGGAGGACGAGACGATGACATCGTTCTCCCTCTCTTCCTCGTCGTCAGACGACGACACCGGCCGGCCGCACCTGAGGCGCCCGTCGTCGGGGAGCTTTGGGCGCCGGTCGACCGAGGAGCCTGTGGTGTGCAGCCCCGCGAGCTCGCTGGTGGCCGTCATGGTGCAGGCCCTCGCCCACCGCGTGAGCTATCTGTGGGTTCTCGACGAGGAGGATGACTGCCGTCTCGCCGGGATCGTCACGTTCGCCGACATACTGAGGGTGTTCCGTGAACAGCTGCAGTGA
- the LOC125556416 gene encoding protein RETICULATA-RELATED 4, chloroplastic-like, which translates to MATTAAVATTAAAAAAAKQGTAAASAEALFVLARAGRKLSSLPADVTAALEGGRVTGDIVRCFAEMERSSLLRWLLGFRGFSEYLLADDLFLAKLAMEMGIGMIANVCGIDMDES; encoded by the coding sequence atggcgacgacggcggcggtggcAACAACAGCGGCGGCCGCGGCCGCCGCGAAACAGGGGACGGCGGCGGccagtgcggaggcgctgttcgTGCTGGCGCGGGCGGGGAGGAAGCTCTCCAGCCTGCCGGCGGACGTCACCGCGGCCTTGGAGGGCGGCCGCGTCACGGGCGACATCGTGCGGTGCTTCGCGGAGATGGAGCGATCGTCGCTGCTccgctggctgctgggcttcagaGGGTTCAGCGAGTACCTCCTCGCCGACGACCTCTTCCTCGCCAAGCTCGCCATGGAGATGGGCATCGGCATGATCGCCAACGTCTGTGGGATCGACATGGATGAATCATGA